In a genomic window of Trachemys scripta elegans isolate TJP31775 chromosome 12, CAS_Tse_1.0, whole genome shotgun sequence:
- the LOC117885769 gene encoding granzyme H-like, giving the protein MMLILILLPVAFLLPPGAGAGEIIGGWEAKPHSRPYMAYLEIEHGVSRSLCGGFLVSENFVLTAAHCNGDKIIVILGVHDITKQEQSRQVIPVRCQYPHQDYDKKSHNNDIMLLEGDSGGPLVCQQTAQGIVSWGSKLGTPPAVYTRVSTFIPWIRKTMRMLQP; this is encoded by the exons ATGATGTTGATCCTGATCCTGCTGCCcgtggcctttctcctgccccctggggctggggctg GTGAGATAATCGGGGGCTGGGAAGCCAAGCCCCACTCCAGACCCTACATGGCCTATCTGGAAATAGAACATGGAGTTAGTAGATCCTTATGTGGAGGGTTCCTAGTGTCGGAAAACTTCGTGCTGACGGCCGCTCACTGTAATGGAGA CAAGATCATTGTCATCCTGGGAGTCCATGATATTACCAAACAGGAACAGAGCCGACAAGTGATCCCTGTGAGATGCCAGTACCCCCATCAGGATTATGACAAGAAGTCCCACAATAATGACATCATGCTGCTGGAG GGTGACTCTGGGGGTCCCCTGGTGTGCCAGCAAACAGCCCAGGGCATTGTCTCTTGGGGATCAAAGTTGGGGACCCCACCCGCTGTGTACACAAGAGTCTCCACCTTCATCCCCTGGATACGGAAGACTATGAGGATGCTGCAGCCTTGA